A stretch of the Nicotiana tabacum cultivar K326 chromosome 6, ASM71507v2, whole genome shotgun sequence genome encodes the following:
- the LOC107829687 gene encoding putative mitochondrial protein AtMg00820: MQEELHQLERNKVWNLVPRPSDKTIIGTRWVFRNELDEHGSATRNKARFVVKGFNQEEGIDYDETFGPVAHMESIRIHIAFDSQMEFTLFQMDVKSAFQMVFSKKKCISSYLQDFERHVHPEHVFKIG, encoded by the coding sequence ATGCAAGAGGAACTGCATCAACTTGAAAGAAACAAGGTATGGAacctggtacctagaccctcagACAAAACCATCATAgggaccaggtgggtattcaggaatgAGCTTGATGAACATGGAAGTGCTACAAGGAACAAAGCAAGGTTTGTTGTCAAAGGGTTCAATCAAGAGGAAGGGATCGATTACGATGAGACTTTTGGACCAGTAGCTCACATGGAATCTATTAGGATCCACATTGCCTTTGATTCACAAATGGAATTCACCTTATTCCAAATGGATGTGAAGAGTGCCTTCCAAATGGTTTTCTCAAAGAAGAAGTGTATATCAAGCTACCTCCAGGATTTTGAACGTCATGTACATCCTGAACATGTATTCAAAATTGGATAA